A window of Halobellus sp. LT62 contains these coding sequences:
- a CDS encoding DHH family phosphoesterase translates to MGLSRSGLAQVSGPELVDSISSLILAHPALALALVVGLFASAVGLYAIRRFKRPMGTRFLEAVAGLDEIAVLLHPNPDPDAMATGVALASLAEQAGADASVQYSGQIRHQENRAFHNVLDLDIEQIDHVSDIAAEHVVLVDHNHPRGFAGSDSVLPFAVVDHHPGDGTGEAFTDVRTDYGAASSIVAEYFEDVNGEPVPPAKHASEVDAPYTVPSGVATGLLYGILTDTKRLTSGCSAADFDAAGYLYTGVDEDQLDRIANPEVSTEVLELKARAIAGRDVRGPFAVSDVGRVSNADAIPQAADELVQLEGVTAVVVLGERNGTVHLSGRSRDDRVHMGHTLEAVLEDLRDGSGGGHARMGGGQVSLSDGAIYTEFGGTISRDGLRERLFESLSGDV, encoded by the coding sequence ATGGGTCTCTCACGCTCCGGCCTCGCGCAGGTCTCCGGCCCGGAGCTCGTCGACTCGATCTCCTCGCTCATCCTCGCGCATCCAGCGCTCGCGCTGGCTCTCGTTGTCGGTCTGTTCGCCAGCGCCGTCGGGCTGTACGCGATCCGGCGGTTCAAGAGACCGATGGGAACGCGGTTCTTGGAGGCGGTCGCGGGACTCGACGAGATCGCGGTGCTGCTGCATCCCAACCCCGACCCCGACGCGATGGCGACCGGCGTCGCGCTCGCGAGTCTGGCCGAACAGGCCGGAGCCGACGCCTCGGTCCAGTATTCGGGGCAGATCCGCCACCAAGAGAACCGGGCGTTCCACAACGTGCTCGATCTCGATATCGAGCAGATCGACCACGTGAGCGACATCGCCGCCGAACACGTCGTGCTCGTCGATCACAACCACCCGCGCGGGTTCGCCGGCTCCGACAGCGTGCTCCCGTTCGCCGTCGTGGATCACCACCCCGGCGACGGCACCGGCGAGGCGTTCACCGACGTCCGAACCGACTACGGGGCGGCGTCGAGCATCGTCGCCGAGTACTTCGAGGACGTGAACGGCGAGCCGGTCCCGCCGGCCAAGCACGCCAGCGAGGTCGACGCGCCCTACACCGTCCCGTCGGGGGTCGCGACCGGACTGCTCTACGGTATCCTGACGGACACGAAGCGACTCACGTCCGGCTGTTCGGCCGCTGACTTCGACGCCGCGGGGTACCTGTACACCGGCGTCGACGAGGATCAACTGGACCGGATCGCCAACCCGGAGGTCTCGACGGAGGTCTTAGAGCTCAAAGCCCGCGCGATCGCCGGACGAGACGTCCGCGGGCCGTTCGCCGTCAGCGACGTCGGGCGGGTCTCGAACGCCGACGCGATCCCGCAGGCCGCCGACGAACTCGTCCAGTTGGAGGGCGTCACCGCGGTCGTCGTGCTCGGCGAACGAAACGGCACCGTTCATCTCTCGGGGCGCTCTCGCGACGACCGAGTCCATATGGGTCACACGCTCGAAGCGGTGCTCGAAGACCTCCGAGACGGCTCCGGTGGCGGCCACGCGCGGATGGGCGGCGGGCAGGTCTCGCTGTCGGACGGCGCGATCTACACCGAGTTCGGCGGAACGATCTCCCGGGACGGCCTCCGCGAACGGCTCTTCGAGTCGCTGTCGGGCGACGTGTGA
- a CDS encoding HVO_0758 family zinc finger protein, translating to MKTTRKGLREGELEKDTYGRLNCKDCGESLKTKNDPDEVYTVRRCANCEREWKELR from the coding sequence ATGAAGACGACGCGGAAGGGGCTTCGAGAGGGGGAGCTGGAGAAGGACACCTATGGCCGGTTGAACTGCAAGGACTGCGGCGAGTCGCTGAAGACGAAGAACGATCCCGACGAGGTCTACACGGTTCGACGCTGTGCCAACTGCGAGCGGGAGTGGAAAGAACTCCGCTAG
- a CDS encoding NAD(P)/FAD-dependent oxidoreductase, translating into MGSPHFEVGIVGGGAIGVNLAYFLAERGISVGLFEADRLGGGSTVRSAGGIRQQFGSERKIRLAMKSREHLGEYAAESDSVEIRENGYLFLARTESEATGFETDAERQRDLGLDVELLDPEECERFVPDLVTDDLVLGKYCPTDCLVDPAAVTDWLGDRAAAMGAQISEGEPVTDVRVSDGAVTGIETEQGTYDCDVVVDAAGVWAPTVAATVDVSLPITPSRIQLLFTEEAHVPTDAPFVVDIHERRYFRPADGPGATMFGGANVDDDDTADPDSYDTDYDDAFVDQTVDFARKRLGTTDLSVIDGWAGLKGLTPDGNPLVGEVDGVNGFYVAAGCNGHGLILAPAIGEILAGYLDTGSWGEISLAPYDPDRFDGDETNAAGFMDVS; encoded by the coding sequence ATGGGGAGCCCTCATTTCGAGGTCGGAATCGTCGGTGGCGGCGCGATCGGCGTGAACCTCGCGTATTTTCTCGCCGAGAGAGGGATCAGCGTGGGACTGTTCGAGGCCGACCGTCTGGGTGGTGGATCGACCGTCCGCTCGGCGGGCGGGATCCGACAGCAGTTCGGGAGCGAGCGGAAAATCAGGCTCGCGATGAAGAGTCGGGAGCACTTGGGCGAGTATGCCGCCGAGAGCGATTCCGTGGAAATCCGAGAGAACGGCTATCTCTTTCTCGCCCGTACGGAGTCGGAAGCAACGGGGTTCGAGACCGACGCGGAACGGCAGCGCGACCTCGGGCTCGACGTGGAACTCCTCGACCCCGAAGAGTGCGAGCGCTTCGTACCCGACCTCGTCACTGACGATCTCGTCCTCGGTAAGTACTGTCCGACGGACTGCCTCGTCGATCCGGCCGCGGTCACGGATTGGCTCGGGGACCGCGCAGCCGCGATGGGCGCACAGATCTCCGAGGGCGAACCGGTGACCGACGTTCGCGTATCCGACGGTGCAGTGACTGGAATCGAAACCGAGCAGGGGACGTACGACTGCGACGTCGTCGTCGATGCCGCCGGCGTCTGGGCCCCGACTGTCGCGGCGACCGTCGACGTCTCGCTCCCGATCACGCCGTCGCGAATCCAACTGTTGTTCACCGAGGAGGCGCACGTCCCCACGGACGCCCCGTTCGTCGTCGATATTCACGAACGGAGGTACTTCCGACCGGCCGACGGCCCCGGGGCGACGATGTTCGGCGGCGCGAACGTCGACGACGACGACACGGCAGATCCCGATTCCTACGACACGGACTACGACGATGCTTTCGTCGACCAGACTGTCGATTTCGCTCGGAAGCGGCTTGGAACCACCGACCTGTCGGTCATCGATGGGTGGGCCGGCCTAAAGGGACTCACCCCGGACGGCAATCCGCTCGTCGGCGAGGTAGACGGTGTCAACGGGTTCTACGTCGCTGCCGGGTGCAACGGACACGGACTTATACTCGCGCCAGCCATCGGCGAGATACTCGCGGGCTATCTCGACACCGGATCGTGGGGCGAGATCAGCCTCGCACCGTACGATCCCGACCGCTTCGATGGGGACGAGACCAACGCCGCTGGGTTTATGGATGTCTCCTGA
- a CDS encoding SDR family oxidoreductase encodes MARVVIVGCGYVGLELGRQLREAGHEVVGVRRSNAGLDAVAAAGLDPQQTDATEPDTLAALPDADWVVFAASSGGRGADAARRVYVEGLRNVVEEYAARELPPDRLVYTSSTGVYGDHDGDFVDEETPIEPTTEKTRVLATAERVALEEASDAGIDGTVARFAGLYGPDRYRLGRYLDGPVTEGYLNMIHRDDAAGAVAFLLEADVAREEVVLVADDEPADKWAFADWLAEECDVSSPPKRTIEERLEDPELSSAARRRLRTSKRCSNDRLRELGYELRFPTYREGYRAAVELFRSGADPGEI; translated from the coding sequence ATGGCTCGGGTCGTCATCGTCGGCTGCGGCTACGTCGGCCTCGAACTCGGTCGACAGCTCCGCGAAGCCGGACACGAGGTGGTCGGCGTCCGCCGGTCCAACGCGGGTCTCGACGCCGTCGCGGCCGCCGGGCTCGACCCCCAGCAAACGGACGCGACGGAGCCCGACACGCTCGCGGCCCTTCCCGACGCCGACTGGGTCGTCTTCGCGGCCAGCTCCGGCGGTCGCGGTGCCGACGCCGCGCGCCGGGTCTACGTCGAGGGGCTCCGGAACGTCGTCGAGGAGTACGCCGCGCGCGAGTTGCCCCCGGACCGTCTCGTGTACACCTCTTCGACGGGCGTTTACGGGGATCACGACGGCGATTTCGTCGACGAGGAGACGCCGATCGAACCCACGACCGAGAAGACCCGCGTCCTCGCGACGGCCGAACGCGTCGCGCTCGAAGAGGCGAGCGACGCCGGAATCGACGGCACAGTCGCGCGGTTCGCCGGACTCTACGGCCCGGATCGCTACCGACTCGGTCGCTACCTCGACGGACCGGTGACCGAGGGCTACCTGAATATGATCCACCGCGACGACGCCGCCGGCGCGGTCGCCTTCCTCCTCGAAGCCGACGTCGCGCGCGAGGAGGTCGTACTCGTCGCCGACGACGAGCCGGCTGACAAGTGGGCGTTCGCCGACTGGCTGGCCGAGGAGTGCGACGTTTCCTCGCCGCCGAAACGCACGATCGAAGAACGTCTCGAGGACCCCGAACTCTCGTCGGCCGCGCGGCGTCGGCTCCGGACGAGCAAACGCTGCTCGAACGATCGGCTGCGGGAACTCGGGTACGAACTGCGTTTTCCGACGTATCGGGAGGGATATCGGGCGGCAGTCGAGTTGTTCCGCTCGGGGGCCGATCCCGGCGAAATCTGA
- a CDS encoding metal-dependent transcriptional regulator, producing the protein MNTADQYVKEIYLLQQMENGPASTGALADRLDVSPASANEMIGKLEARGLAEHEKYKGVALTDEGIVQARDALQTYCIIERFLANVLSVSEFRTEARELEPVIDDLVAERLDTIIDRNDECPDCFDPETDACCHLQLASENPETEQRAD; encoded by the coding sequence ATGAACACGGCAGACCAGTACGTCAAGGAGATCTATCTCCTCCAGCAGATGGAGAACGGCCCCGCATCGACGGGCGCGCTGGCGGATCGACTGGACGTGAGTCCCGCGAGCGCCAACGAGATGATCGGCAAACTCGAAGCCCGAGGACTCGCCGAGCACGAGAAGTACAAGGGCGTCGCACTCACCGACGAGGGGATCGTTCAGGCCCGCGACGCGCTCCAGACGTACTGCATCATCGAGCGCTTCCTCGCGAACGTCCTGTCGGTCTCGGAGTTTCGCACGGAAGCGCGCGAGCTCGAACCGGTCATCGACGATCTGGTCGCAGAGCGACTCGACACCATCATCGACCGGAACGACGAGTGTCCGGACTGCTTCGACCCCGAGACCGACGCGTGCTGTCACCTCCAGCTTGCTTCCGAAAACCCCGAGACCGAACAGCGCGCCGATTAA
- a CDS encoding aldo/keto reductase, protein MATSQGTWAYRDRFGDAFARTYFRRFGPGVASSVGVGTYLGEPTDAIDERYRECITEALSSGVNVVDTAINYRCQRSERVVGDALRRADVDREEVVVATKGGFVPFDGSRPDDPAEYVRERFLDTGILDPIDLARGSHAIAPGFLDAMLDRSLSNLGVDAVDCYYVHNPETQLLARGRDAVYDALEAAFERLERRRAAGDIDGYGVATWEAFRVPRDHDAYLSLPEVVARAESAAETVGVDDVGLTAIQLPFNVAMADAFTVSAHRHPTEDRDVSALEYAQATGIDVVASATLAQGDLASSIPEAVDAELTGDTAAQRAINFARSAPGVTTALVGTSSPRHVPENVAAGTFEPLGARAFDSVFE, encoded by the coding sequence ATGGCGACGAGTCAGGGGACGTGGGCCTACCGCGACCGCTTCGGCGACGCCTTCGCGCGGACGTACTTCCGGCGGTTCGGCCCGGGCGTCGCCTCCAGCGTCGGCGTCGGGACGTATCTCGGCGAGCCGACCGACGCGATCGACGAGCGCTACCGTGAATGTATCACCGAGGCGCTTTCTTCGGGCGTCAACGTCGTCGATACCGCGATCAACTACCGCTGTCAGCGCAGCGAGCGCGTCGTCGGCGACGCGCTCCGACGCGCGGACGTCGACCGCGAGGAGGTGGTCGTCGCGACGAAGGGCGGATTCGTCCCCTTCGACGGCTCTCGACCGGACGATCCCGCCGAGTACGTACGCGAGCGGTTCCTCGACACCGGGATCCTCGATCCGATCGATCTCGCGCGCGGGAGCCACGCGATCGCTCCCGGCTTCCTCGATGCGATGCTCGACCGGTCGCTGTCGAACCTCGGCGTCGACGCCGTCGACTGCTACTACGTTCACAACCCCGAGACGCAACTGCTGGCGAGAGGCCGGGACGCGGTCTACGATGCACTCGAAGCGGCGTTCGAGCGCCTCGAACGACGTCGCGCCGCGGGCGACATCGACGGGTACGGCGTCGCGACGTGGGAGGCGTTCCGGGTGCCGCGCGACCACGACGCGTACCTGTCGCTCCCCGAGGTCGTCGCCCGCGCCGAGTCGGCGGCCGAAACCGTCGGCGTCGACGACGTCGGCCTCACTGCGATTCAGCTCCCGTTCAACGTTGCGATGGCCGACGCGTTCACCGTTTCCGCGCATCGTCATCCGACCGAAGACAGAGACGTCAGCGCGCTCGAATACGCGCAGGCCACTGGAATCGACGTCGTCGCGAGCGCAACGCTCGCACAGGGTGATCTCGCGTCGTCGATTCCGGAGGCCGTCGACGCCGAGTTGACGGGTGACACCGCCGCACAACGAGCGATCAATTTCGCGCGGAGCGCGCCGGGCGTCACGACGGCGCTCGTGGGCACGAGTTCCCCCCGTCACGTGCCGGAGAACGTCGCCGCCGGGACGTTCGAACCGCTCGGCGCGCGCGCGTTCGATAGCGTGTTCGAATAG
- a CDS encoding DUF7344 domain-containing protein, producing MITSLLDIAPGESVSLPEAAVNPNTATDRDSLRISLCHQHLPLMAEMGFIEWEKDPLTATHGPQFEEIGVLFEALFEYAEQLPTPLVNGCQRLEVERQPSSSD from the coding sequence GTGATCACTTCGCTATTGGACATCGCACCGGGCGAGTCCGTGTCGCTTCCCGAGGCGGCCGTCAACCCGAACACCGCCACCGACCGTGATTCGCTACGAATTTCACTCTGTCATCAGCACCTTCCGCTGATGGCGGAGATGGGGTTCATCGAGTGGGAGAAGGATCCACTAACCGCGACTCACGGCCCACAGTTCGAGGAAATCGGCGTCCTGTTCGAGGCGCTGTTCGAGTATGCGGAGCAGTTGCCTACTCCGCTCGTCAACGGTTGTCAGCGACTCGAAGTCGAGCGACAGCCCTCATCATCTGACTGA
- a CDS encoding DUF5791 family protein — MLYDAAGEPASLTPAEVREAYEAQLRAVVTDLGVDAVTAETDVDPESIETVAGGPVPRLRVEDAASILALDDDRPDAESIVLELRDHLLMAMTTGVVDVDAIASNVDLDLTGQEVQQALEGRTAMTLEQLAAIQQYLAERNDR, encoded by the coding sequence ATGTTGTACGACGCGGCCGGAGAGCCCGCATCGCTGACGCCCGCGGAGGTACGCGAGGCGTACGAAGCCCAACTCAGAGCCGTCGTGACGGATCTCGGCGTCGACGCCGTGACGGCCGAGACCGACGTCGATCCCGAGTCGATCGAAACGGTCGCTGGGGGTCCCGTCCCCCGACTTCGCGTCGAAGACGCGGCGTCGATTCTCGCGCTCGACGACGACCGCCCCGACGCGGAGTCGATCGTCCTCGAACTCCGCGATCACCTCCTGATGGCGATGACCACCGGCGTCGTCGACGTCGACGCCATCGCCTCGAACGTCGACCTCGACCTCACCGGCCAAGAGGTCCAGCAGGCCCTCGAAGGCAGGACGGCGATGACGCTCGAACAGCTCGCGGCGATCCAGCAGTACCTCGCCGAGCGGAACGACCGCTGA
- a CDS encoding metal-dependent hydrolase family protein produces MSDSIAFTDARLVDGTGDDPVTDATVVVEGGEITASGPSEGISPDADRTVSLGGRTIMPGLIDAHLHLTLPETLPFHLEWADMSPAEHALRAADAAQRCVQAGFTTVRDVGATSYIDVDVRESIARGDLVGPRVLASGPGICQTGGHGNYEPPWLTLPAGSISEPADGTDGIRVAVRERLERHVDNVKTFLTGGASDAAEKLDTREFTDEEIAALYDESHAANKPVAAHCMTPDPCRRAMQQGLSGEHGDTVEHGIFFHRDTEVLDLLAENDVPLIPTLTVYRCMADGLGSGVPEEAALNAKESREDHVKSVQAALDAGVTVACGTDMGGPQAYHGENAQELVEFVEAGMSPLQAITAATRDTARALGIEDTVGTLEPGKEADLLVVDGDPTDDVRVLRRTDAIELVMRGGDPVSGHLELL; encoded by the coding sequence GTGTCTGACTCGATAGCATTCACCGACGCTCGACTCGTCGATGGGACCGGAGACGACCCGGTCACCGACGCGACGGTCGTCGTCGAGGGCGGCGAAATCACGGCCTCGGGCCCGAGTGAGGGGATCTCCCCGGATGCCGATCGAACCGTCTCCTTGGGCGGACGGACCATTATGCCGGGGCTCATCGACGCGCATCTCCACCTCACGCTGCCGGAGACGCTCCCGTTCCACTTGGAGTGGGCGGATATGTCGCCGGCCGAACACGCGCTGCGCGCCGCCGACGCTGCGCAGCGATGCGTTCAGGCCGGATTCACGACCGTCCGAGACGTCGGTGCGACAAGCTACATCGACGTCGACGTCCGCGAGTCCATCGCTCGCGGCGATCTGGTCGGCCCTCGGGTGCTCGCGAGCGGGCCGGGGATCTGTCAGACGGGCGGTCACGGGAACTACGAACCGCCGTGGCTCACCCTCCCGGCCGGCAGTATCTCCGAACCGGCGGACGGAACCGATGGCATTCGCGTCGCCGTCCGCGAGCGCCTCGAACGTCACGTCGACAACGTCAAGACGTTTCTGACGGGCGGTGCCTCGGACGCCGCCGAGAAGCTCGATACGCGGGAGTTCACCGACGAGGAGATCGCCGCGCTCTACGACGAGAGCCACGCGGCGAACAAGCCCGTGGCCGCCCACTGTATGACCCCGGACCCCTGTCGACGAGCGATGCAACAGGGGCTGTCCGGCGAGCACGGCGACACGGTCGAGCACGGGATCTTCTTCCATCGCGACACCGAAGTCCTCGATCTGCTCGCCGAGAACGACGTGCCGCTGATCCCGACGCTCACGGTTTATCGATGTATGGCTGACGGGCTCGGATCAGGCGTCCCGGAGGAGGCTGCACTGAACGCGAAAGAGAGCCGCGAAGATCACGTGAAGTCGGTGCAGGCTGCGCTGGACGCGGGCGTTACGGTCGCCTGCGGGACCGATATGGGCGGTCCGCAGGCCTACCACGGCGAGAACGCGCAGGAACTCGTCGAGTTCGTCGAGGCGGGGATGTCACCGCTGCAGGCGATCACCGCCGCCACGCGCGACACCGCGCGCGCGCTCGGCATCGAAGATACCGTCGGGACGCTCGAACCCGGAAAGGAGGCCGACCTCCTCGTCGTCGACGGCGACCCCACCGACGACGTTCGCGTCCTGCGGCGGACGGACGCCATCGAGCTCGTGATGCGGGGCGGCGATCCTGTCAGCGGCCACTTGGAACTGCTCTAA
- a CDS encoding sodium:solute symporter family protein: MVRWLEFSVVLAYMLGMLAIGAYISQRARESEAMFWVADRFLGKFGGAFAIFAVIGSTSTVLGAAGLTYALGIPVMAMVALGFSLQFPILGYVILNPMIRGKYFTLGDFFKRRGGLDSTVAVYSVLTAVFMTAYVIPQFVATGLLGQRVLGITTTQAIVLTGIIIVLYGAFGGMWAITWTDIIQGVLMILLPGMLAVAAIVSSGGPIGLLQEGLEANSAMATSAWTAPSVLGLALTWAWFSMGNPQSMLRVFTFENDESGRRSLLLASILAGLSVVIAIIIALVAASATPSGLDNPDRAFLVAMDALFPPIVRGVAVAALFAAAMSTTDSLLITASSAISHDVYKNIYNPDAPEKRVTRLGSASILVLGAITVAIAVTPGLPLISILTGIAAGAIISAFSGPVVLALHWRAVTSHGMTGGMIAGAGVYILLFLFGNLPPLSPILIGVPASFLGTALVSLATDHVSAESVPA, translated from the coding sequence GTGGTCCGTTGGCTCGAATTCTCCGTGGTCCTGGCCTATATGCTGGGAATGCTTGCGATCGGAGCGTACATCTCACAGCGCGCTCGCGAGTCGGAGGCGATGTTCTGGGTAGCCGACCGCTTCTTGGGGAAGTTCGGCGGTGCGTTCGCCATCTTCGCGGTCATCGGGAGCACGAGTACGGTGCTGGGTGCGGCCGGACTCACCTACGCGCTCGGGATCCCGGTAATGGCGATGGTCGCCCTCGGATTCTCCCTGCAGTTCCCCATCTTGGGATACGTCATCCTCAATCCGATGATCCGCGGGAAGTACTTCACGCTCGGCGACTTCTTCAAGCGCCGCGGCGGACTCGATTCGACAGTTGCCGTCTACTCGGTTCTGACAGCCGTCTTTATGACGGCGTACGTGATTCCGCAGTTCGTCGCGACCGGACTGCTCGGACAGCGCGTCCTCGGCATTACCACGACGCAGGCGATCGTTCTCACCGGCATTATCATCGTCCTCTACGGCGCTTTCGGCGGGATGTGGGCGATCACGTGGACGGACATCATCCAAGGCGTCCTTATGATTCTCCTCCCGGGGATGCTCGCCGTTGCCGCCATCGTCAGCAGCGGCGGGCCGATCGGACTCCTCCAAGAGGGACTGGAAGCGAACTCCGCGATGGCGACATCCGCGTGGACCGCTCCCTCTGTCCTCGGACTCGCGCTTACGTGGGCGTGGTTCTCGATGGGTAACCCTCAGTCGATGCTCCGCGTCTTCACCTTCGAGAACGACGAGTCGGGGCGACGGTCGCTCTTACTGGCATCGATCCTCGCCGGTCTATCGGTCGTCATCGCCATTATCATCGCCCTCGTCGCCGCGTCGGCGACGCCAAGCGGACTCGACAACCCCGACCGGGCCTTCCTCGTCGCTATGGACGCCCTCTTCCCGCCGATCGTCCGCGGCGTCGCCGTCGCCGCGCTCTTTGCCGCCGCGATGTCGACGACTGACTCGCTTCTCATCACCGCGAGTTCGGCGATCTCTCACGACGTGTACAAGAACATCTACAATCCCGACGCCCCCGAGAAGCGCGTCACTCGACTCGGATCCGCGTCGATCCTCGTCCTCGGCGCGATCACCGTCGCGATCGCCGTCACGCCCGGTCTCCCCCTCATCTCTATTCTCACCGGCATCGCCGCGGGTGCTATCATCTCGGCGTTCAGCGGCCCCGTCGTCCTCGCGCTCCACTGGCGCGCGGTGACGAGCCACGGGATGACTGGCGGGATGATTGCGGGCGCTGGCGTCTACATCCTGCTGTTCCTGTTCGGCAACCTCCCGCCGCTCTCGCCGATTCTCATCGGCGTCCCCGCGTCGTTCCTCGGCACGGCGCTGGTGAGTCTCGCCACGGATCACGTCAGCGCCGAATCCGTGCCTGCGTAG
- a CDS encoding ferritin-like domain-containing protein yields MSVGHRVTSDHQLARLLQIGIVLEEVVEARSYHHYQSLDDAPTLDPEIESLLEHAAAESAEHRKRLETLVDELDAESIPFEEIETLVEAQYGGTEPEDFDDILYDQLCNEETAYKFYDDLIGALRASDEAFGIDRDRLIETLVEIREEEADGVEEVTKLMNTRQ; encoded by the coding sequence GTGAGCGTCGGCCACCGCGTCACCTCCGATCACCAACTCGCGCGGCTCCTCCAAATCGGTATCGTCCTCGAGGAGGTCGTCGAGGCCCGGTCGTACCACCACTACCAGTCGCTCGACGACGCGCCGACGCTGGACCCGGAGATCGAATCGCTCTTAGAGCACGCCGCCGCGGAGTCAGCCGAACACCGCAAACGGCTCGAAACCCTCGTCGACGAACTCGACGCCGAGAGTATCCCGTTCGAGGAAATCGAGACGCTCGTCGAGGCGCAGTACGGCGGAACCGAGCCCGAGGACTTCGACGACATCCTCTACGATCAGCTGTGCAACGAAGAGACCGCATACAAGTTCTACGACGATCTCATCGGCGCGCTGCGAGCGTCGGATGAGGCGTTCGGAATCGATCGCGACCGCCTCATCGAGACGCTCGTCGAGATCCGCGAGGAGGAGGCCGACGGCGTCGAAGAGGTCACGAAACTGATGAACACCCGCCAATGA
- a CDS encoding VOC family protein, producing MTERVRLDGIRLDHVLYAGRDLDRLEAIFESVELPPDYGGVHGNRVTHNAVVGFDDGSYAELLALYDAERESPRRNAYLRSNVGPCGWALETADAEEAADRFRGRGVTVEGPVSLGRERPDGTRTEWNLVYLGTGEPGAALPFLIEDVTPRSTRIQPTEGITGTELTGIDRVIVGSADPSGAISTFRRAFALPEPVRERSEALEATVAVFPETPLVIATAETGWLSERTRRFGDLVCAFLIGTTDFDASVDRCGIAETEVWRDQRVGWFPVADDIGGRFGIVEVDG from the coding sequence ATGACCGAGCGAGTGCGACTCGACGGGATCCGACTCGATCACGTGCTGTACGCCGGTCGGGACCTCGATCGGCTCGAAGCGATCTTCGAGTCGGTCGAACTGCCCCCCGACTACGGCGGCGTTCACGGGAACCGCGTCACCCACAACGCCGTCGTCGGATTCGACGACGGCTCGTATGCCGAACTGTTGGCCCTCTACGATGCCGAACGGGAGTCGCCGCGCCGAAACGCGTACCTCCGGTCGAACGTCGGACCCTGCGGCTGGGCGCTGGAGACCGCCGACGCCGAGGAGGCCGCCGACCGGTTCAGGGGTCGTGGCGTGACGGTCGAGGGGCCGGTCAGTCTCGGTCGCGAGCGACCGGACGGGACGAGGACGGAGTGGAACCTCGTCTACCTCGGGACGGGCGAACCCGGCGCGGCGCTCCCGTTTCTCATCGAGGACGTGACGCCGCGCTCGACTCGCATCCAACCGACGGAAGGCATCACCGGCACCGAACTCACGGGCATCGATCGCGTCATCGTCGGTTCCGCCGACCCGTCGGGAGCGATCTCGACTTTCAGGCGAGCGTTCGCGCTTCCTGAGCCCGTCCGCGAGCGTTCCGAAGCGTTAGAGGCGACGGTCGCGGTGTTCCCCGAAACACCGCTGGTGATCGCGACGGCCGAAACCGGCTGGCTTTCCGAGCGAACCCGTCGTTTCGGCGACCTCGTGTGTGCGTTTCTCATCGGGACGACCGACTTCGACGCGAGCGTCGATCGGTGTGGGATCGCCGAGACGGAGGTGTGGCGGGACCAGCGCGTCGGCTGGTTCCCGGTCGCCGACGACATCGGCGGGCGCTTCGGAATCGTCGAGGTTGATGGTTAG